One part of the Vitis riparia cultivar Riparia Gloire de Montpellier isolate 1030 chromosome 15, EGFV_Vit.rip_1.0, whole genome shotgun sequence genome encodes these proteins:
- the LOC117931945 gene encoding keratin, type II cytoskeletal 1-like, whose product MDRAKLAIKALTSNGKSIGKSLIEGRETIHEDDSATNCRVSRRTSNATQERDVDSRRKGKTPQTISSSSSSDDGGNGGSRQGGGSSGGSRGVGGTGKSTGGDGSTGGGYISQVDPSMSWAQGGENYYATQDIDHGY is encoded by the exons atggatagaGCTAAATTGGCTATCAAGGCATTGACCAGCAATGGGAAAagtattgggaagtcattgatagaag gtagagaaaCAATTCATGAAGATGATAGTGCCACAAATTGTAGAGTTAGTAGGCGTACAAGTAATGCTACACAAGAAAGAGATGTTGATTCTCGTCGTAAAGGTAAGACTCCtcaaacaatttcttcaagttctagtagtgatgatggtgGCAATGGGGGCAGTAGGCAGGGTGGTGGCAGTAGTGGGGGCAGtagaggagttggtggcactGGTAAGAGTACTGGAGGAGATGGTAGCACGGGGGGCGGTTATATTAGTCAAGTAGATCCTAGCATGTCATGGGCACAAGGAGgtgaaaattactatgccacacaagataTAGATCATGGATATTGA